One region of Colius striatus isolate bColStr4 chromosome 4, bColStr4.1.hap1, whole genome shotgun sequence genomic DNA includes:
- the TRAM1 gene encoding translocating chain-associated membrane protein 1, which yields MAIRKKSNKNPPVLSHEFIVQNHADIVSCMAMIFLLGLMFEITAKAAVIFVTLQYNVTIPATEEQSAETISLYHYGIKDLATIFFYMLVAIIIHAVIQEYILDKINRKMHFSKTKHSKFNESGQLSAFYLFSCVWGTSILVSENYISDPTSLWRDYPHALIPFQMKFFYILQLAYWFHAFPELYFQKTKKEDIFRQIVYIGLYLFHIAGAYLLNLTHLGLVLLVLHYFVEFLFHISRLFYFSDERYQKGFSLWAVLFVLGRLLTLILSVLTFGFGLARAEDQQLNFSTGNFNILAVRISVLASICMAQAFMMWKFINFQLRRWREHSSSQPQSVKKKFVTAKGKNSRKERENGINGTVTSNGADSPRSRKDKSS from the exons ATGGCGATCCGCAAGAAGAGCAACAAGAACCCGCCGGTGCTGAGCCACGAGTTCATCGTGCAGAACCATGCGGACATCGTGTCATGCATGGCCATGATCTTCCTGTTGGGGCTTATGTTTGAG attaCTGCAAAAGCAGCTGTCATTTTTGTTACACTTCAGTATAATGTTACCATTCCTGCCACAG AAGAACAATCTGCAGAAACAATCTCTCTCTATCACTATGGCATCAAAGACTTGGCTACAATCTTCTTCTACATGCTTGTAGCAATAATCATACATGCTGTAATTCAGGAGTACATACTGGAT aaaattaacaggaaaatgcacttttcaaaaacaaagcacagcaaGTTCAATGAGTCTGGACAACTTAGTGCATTCTACCTTTTCTCCTGTGTTTGGGGAACAAGTATTCTTGTCTCT gagaacTATATATCAGATCCAACCTCTCTGTGGAGGGACTATCCACACGCTCTGATTCC GTTTCAAATGAAGTTTTTCTACATCTTACAGTTGGCATACTGGTTTCATGCTTTTCCAGAATTGTACTTCCAGAAAACTAAAAAA GAAGATATCTTTCGCCAGATTGTCTACATTGGACTTTATCTCTTTCATATTGCTGGAGCCTATCTCTTGAA TCTGACTCATCTTGGACTTGTTCTTCTGGTGTTGCATTACTTTGTTGAATTTCTTTTCCACATATCCCGTCTTTTCTACTTCAGTGATGAAAGATACCAGAAAGG atTTTCACTGTGGGcagttctttttgttttggggaGGCTTCTCACCTTGATTCTCTCGGTCCTCACTTTTGGCTTTGGACTGGCAAGAGCAGAAGATCAGCAGCTGAATTTCAGTACTGGAAACTTTAATATCCTGGCTGTTAG AATCAGTGTGCTTGCCTCCATCTGCATGGCTCAGGCATTTATGATGTGGAAGTTCATCAATTTCCAGCTTCGGAGGTGGAGAGAGCATTCATCTTCTCAGCCTCAGTCAGTGAAAAAGAAGTTTGTAACAGCTAAAGGAAAGAActccagaaaagaaagag aaaatggaataaatggaaCAGTGACTTCAAATGGAGCAGACTCACCTCGGAGCAGGAAGGATAAATCCTCGTAA